The Dioscorea cayenensis subsp. rotundata cultivar TDr96_F1 chromosome 7, TDr96_F1_v2_PseudoChromosome.rev07_lg8_w22 25.fasta, whole genome shotgun sequence genome includes a region encoding these proteins:
- the LOC120265617 gene encoding uncharacterized protein LOC120265617 isoform X1, with protein sequence MGDVYIVKYYHGGTLLREGEVEYVNGSVVEFLVDLDKLANNSCSCGKWDKSGIPCQHAMPAIAFHGLDPLNYISEWFKKETYLKAYQFNISAVKGRRFWPTSEEGPMLPPITKRMPGRPAKKRKREPLEGKNKSNTKLSKEGRVFKCGICHMEGHNRKNCQNKASRQDTTNEVGSSGQKTNERMKTNGKEKTYATSKKKRGRPAYGPTRILRGAHTGEAILGREVANSSSFITTNELIARRNARVVANKNQAEVVGHQSSAQVEGLDLPTQQSTNN encoded by the exons GGATGTGTACATTGTTAAGTATTATCATGGGGGGACATTATTAAGGGAAGGAGAGGTTGAATATGTTAATGGATCAGTGGTTGAATTTCTTGTTGATCTTGACAAGTTGGCAAATAATAGTTGCTCTTGTGGAAAATGGGACAAGAGTGGCATCCCTTGTCAACATGCAATGCCGGCAATTGCATTTCATGGACTAGATCCTCTTAATTACATATCTGAATGGTTTAAGAAGGAGACCTACCTGAAGGCATACCAGTTCAATATTAGTGCAGTGAAAGGAAGACGATTTTGGCCAACAAGTGAAGAAGGCCCCATGTTGCCACCTATAACCAAGAGGATGCCTGGTCGACCtgcaaaaaaaaggaaaagagaaccTTTGGAAGgcaaaaacaaaagcaatacaAAACTATCAAAGGAAGGTAGAGTGTTCAAGTGTGGAATTTGTCACATGGAAGGTCACAATAGGAAAAACTGCCAGAATAAAGCTAGTAGA CAGGACACAACTAATGAAGTTGGATCGAGTGGAcagaaaacaaatgagagaaTGAAGACAAATGGGAAAGAAAAGACCTATGctacatcaaaaaaaaaaagaggaagacCTGCTTATGGGCCAACCAGAATTTTAAGA GGAGCTCACACTGGAGAAGCAATCCTGGGAAGAGAAGTTGCAAATTCTTCATCCTTCATTACTACCAATGAACTGATT GCTCGAAGAAATGCAAGGGTGGttgcaaataaaaatcaagCTGAAGTTGTTGGTCACCAATCATCTGCACAAGTTGAAGGTCTAGATCTCCCAACACAGCAAAGCACAAACAACTAA
- the LOC120265617 gene encoding uncharacterized protein LOC120265617 isoform X2, producing the protein MGDVYIVKYYHGGTLLREGEVEYVNGSVVEFLVDLDKLANNSCSCGKWDKSGIPCQHAMPAIAFHGLDPLNYISEWFKKETYLKAYQFNISAVKGRRFWPTSEEGPMLPPITKRMPGRPAKKRKREPLEGKNKSNTKLSKEGRVFKCGICHMEGHNRKNCQNKASRDTTNEVGSSGQKTNERMKTNGKEKTYATSKKKRGRPAYGPTRILRGAHTGEAILGREVANSSSFITTNELIARRNARVVANKNQAEVVGHQSSAQVEGLDLPTQQSTNN; encoded by the exons GGATGTGTACATTGTTAAGTATTATCATGGGGGGACATTATTAAGGGAAGGAGAGGTTGAATATGTTAATGGATCAGTGGTTGAATTTCTTGTTGATCTTGACAAGTTGGCAAATAATAGTTGCTCTTGTGGAAAATGGGACAAGAGTGGCATCCCTTGTCAACATGCAATGCCGGCAATTGCATTTCATGGACTAGATCCTCTTAATTACATATCTGAATGGTTTAAGAAGGAGACCTACCTGAAGGCATACCAGTTCAATATTAGTGCAGTGAAAGGAAGACGATTTTGGCCAACAAGTGAAGAAGGCCCCATGTTGCCACCTATAACCAAGAGGATGCCTGGTCGACCtgcaaaaaaaaggaaaagagaaccTTTGGAAGgcaaaaacaaaagcaatacaAAACTATCAAAGGAAGGTAGAGTGTTCAAGTGTGGAATTTGTCACATGGAAGGTCACAATAGGAAAAACTGCCAGAATAAAGCTAGTAGA GACACAACTAATGAAGTTGGATCGAGTGGAcagaaaacaaatgagagaaTGAAGACAAATGGGAAAGAAAAGACCTATGctacatcaaaaaaaaaaagaggaagacCTGCTTATGGGCCAACCAGAATTTTAAGA GGAGCTCACACTGGAGAAGCAATCCTGGGAAGAGAAGTTGCAAATTCTTCATCCTTCATTACTACCAATGAACTGATT GCTCGAAGAAATGCAAGGGTGGttgcaaataaaaatcaagCTGAAGTTGTTGGTCACCAATCATCTGCACAAGTTGAAGGTCTAGATCTCCCAACACAGCAAAGCACAAACAACTAA
- the LOC120265124 gene encoding uncharacterized protein LOC120265124 — MNLHSLSSHSHYPKPNFFPEKYTDYANKGKIDTSCASEVNGSIMDAKISKTRNTYMLGNSCRFQLEQDVLRLQKLLNEEMKLHAILENAMEQATITSSDLSSLPDNVSIFSFWIAAFHLKLAVFVCVAKSKIALKKFLQTCTSI; from the exons ATGAACTT GCATTCTCTTTCCTCACATTCTCATTACCCCAAGCCAAATTTTTTCCCGGAGAAATACACAGATTATGCCAACAAAGGCAAGATCGATACTTCTTGTGCTTCAGAG GTGAATGGTTCAATCATGGATGCCAAAATATCCAAGACACGCAACACATACATGCTGGGCAATTCTTGTAGATTCCAGCTAGAGCAAGAT gttctacggcttcaaaaGTTGCTGAATGAGGAGATGAAGTTGCATGCTATCCTTGAAAATGCTATGGAACAGGCCACCATAACATCATCTGACCTGTCTTCCCTCCCAGATAATGTATCCATATTCTCTTTTT GGATTGCGGCTTTCCATCTGAAGTTGgctgtgtttgtttgtgttgcTAAGTCAAAGATTGCTCTGAAAAAGTTTTTGCAAACTTGTACTTCTATATGA